Genomic window (Bacillus vallismortis):
CAGACAGATCAGGAACTGGTGAAGTATCTCTCATACTTCTATGAAAATCCTGCTAGTTTACTAGATTATACACCTGATAACACACTTCTGATTTTAGATGAAGTCAGCCGAATTCATGAGATGGAAGAGCAGCTTCAAAAAGAAGAAGCGGAGTTCATAACAAACCTTCTTGAGGAAGGGAAGATTTTGCATGACATCAGTTTGTCATTCGACTTCCAAAAAATAGTATCTGAGCAAAAACGGTCTCTGCTGTACTATTCTTTATTTTTGCGGCATGTACAGCATACGAGCCCGCAAAATATCGTCAATGTGTCAAGCAGACAAATGCAGAGTTTTCATGGCCAAATGAACGTGCTTGCGGGTGAAATGGAACGCTTTAAAAAATCAAACTTCACCGTTGTATTCTTAGGTGCAAACAAGGAACGTACACAGAGGTTATCTTCTGTGCTGGCTGATTATGAAATCGAAGCCGCCGTGACGGACAGCAAAAAAGCGCTTGTTCAGGGACAGGTCTATATCATGGAAGGTGAGCTGCAATCGGGATTTGAGCTACCGTTAATGAAGCTTGCTGTTATTACAGAAGAAGAACTGTTCAAAAACCGTGTGAAAAAGAAGCCTCGTAAACAGAAGCTTACAAATGCGGAGCGCATCAAGAGCTATTCCGAGCTTCAAATCGGTGATTATGTCGTTCATATTAATCACGGGATCGGAAAGTATTTGGGGATTGAAACCCTTGAAATCAATGGGATCCACAAAGACTATTTAAACATTCATTATCAGGGAAGCGACAAGCTATACGTACCTGTCGAGCAAATTGACCAAGTGCAAAAGTATGTTGGCTCCGAAGGAAAAGAGCCGAAGCTGTATAAATTAGGCGGAAGCGAATGGAAGCGGGTCAAGAAAAAAGTAGAGACATCGGTTCAGGATATTGCGGATGACTTAATTAAGCTTTATGCCGAAAGAGAAGCGAGCAAAGGCTATGCGTTTACTCCTGATCAGGAGATGCAGCGGGAATTTGAATCGGCGTTCCCTTATCAAGAGACTGAGGATCAGCTCCGTTCCATTCACGAAATCAAAAAGGACATGGAACGAGAACGTCCGATGGACCGCTTGCTATGCGGAGATGTGGGCTATGGAAAAACAGAGGTTGCTATACGTGCTGCATTTAAGGCGATAAGTGACGGAAAGCAGGTAGCGCTGCTTGTTCCGACAACAATTTTGGCACAGCAGCACTATGAAACCATTACTGAGCGCTTCCAGGACTATCCGATTAATATCGGCCTGCTCAGCAGATTTAGAACGAGGAAAGAAGCGAACGAAACGCTCAAAGGATTGAAAAACGGTACTGTTGATATCGTCATCGGAACGCACCGGCTGCTATCCAAAGATGTCGTTTATAAAGACTTAGGGCTCCTCATCATTGATGAAGAGCAGCGTTTCGGTGTAACCCATAAAGAAAAGATCAAGCAGATCAAAGCCAATGTGGATGTATTAACATTAACCGCGACGCCTATTCCGCGTACGCTGCATATGTCTATGCTTGGCGTAAGGGATCTTTCAGTCATTGAGACTCCGCCGGAAAACCGCTTCCCCGTACAGACGTATGTTGTGGAATACAACGGCGCCCTTGTCAGAGAGGCGATTGAACGTGAGCTTGCGCGTGGAGGCCAGGTCTATTTCTTGTACAACCGGGTAGAGGATATTGAGCGGAAAGCGGATGAGATCTCTATGCTTGTCCCTGACGCTAAGGTAGCGTATGCGCATGGGAAAATGACAGAAAACGAACTAGAAACCGTTATGCTAAGTTTTCTTGAAGGAGAATCAGACGTTCTCGTTAGCACAACCATTATTGAAACCGGCGTAGACATCCCGAACGTCAATACGCTGATTGTATTTGACGCCGACAAAATGGGACTTTCTCAGCTTTATCAGCTGCGGGGGCGTGTCGGCCGTTCTAATCGTGTGGCGTATGCGTACTTTACGTACCGCCGCGATAAAGTACTGACAGAAGTTGCTGAAAAAAGGCTGCAGGCCATTAAAGAATTCACAGAGCTTGGTTCCGGTTTTAAAATCGCAATGCGTGACTTAACGATTCGCGGAGCCGGGAATCTTCTCGGCGCCCAGCAGCACGGCTTCATCGACTCGGTCGGATTTGACCTCTATTCACAAATGCTGAAGGAGGCCATTGAAGAGCGTAAAGGAGACACAGCGAAAACGGAGAAGTTTGAAACAGAAATTGATGTCGAGCTTGATGCCTATATTCCTGAAACTTATATTCAAGACGGAAAACAGAAGATTGATATGTATAAACGCTTCAGGTCTGTGGCTACAATCGAAGAAAAGAATGAACTTCAAGACGAAATGATCGACCGATTTGGAAACTATCCAAAAGAAGTTGAATACTTGTTTACTGTTGCAGAAATGAAGGTTCATGCGAAACATGAACGTGTTGAGCTGATTAAGCAGGATAAAGATGCTGTCAGATTGACGATTTCTGAAGAAGCAAGTGCTGAAATTGACGGACAGAAGCTGTTTGAGCTCGGCAATAAATATGGCAGACAAATCGGACTGGGAATGGAAGGAAAAAAACTCAAAATTTCCATACAGACGAAAGGCCGCAGTGCCGATGAATGGCTCGAAACCGTGCTGGGCATGCTGAAAGGCTTAAAAAATGTGAAAAAGCAAACCATTTCTTCAACGTAAATTTTGTTACTCTCTGGTGTATATTACATTTGATGTGACGGATACTAATTTCAAGCGAGGCGGAAGGTACATAAAGTAACTGCTTTAGGTCTTTCCCACATGTATATACCATCAAATGAAAGAGAGGCACCAGAGATGAAAGCAACCGGTATCGTACGTCGTATTGATGACTTAGGTCGGGTCGTGATTCCTAAAGAAATTCGCAGAACTCTGAGAATCAGGGAAGGCGATCCGCTTGAGATTTTTGTAGATCGTGACGGAGAAGTCATTTTGAAAAAGTACTCTCCGATCAGTGAGCTTGGAGACTTTGCAAAGGAGTATGCAGACGCGCTTTATGACAGTCTCGGACATTCAGTACTGATTTGTGACCGTGATGTCTATATTTCCGTGTCCGGCAGCTCGAAAAAAGACTACTTAAACAAGCCGATCAGTGAAATGCTGGAAAAAACAATGGATCAGCGCAGTTCCGTGCTTGAGAGTGATGCTAAAACAGTACAGCTTGTTAATGGCATAGATGAGGACATGAATTCTTACACTGTCTGCCCGATTGTGGCGAATGGTGATCCGATAGGCGCCGTGATTATTTTTTCAAAGGATCAGACAATGGGCGAAGTAGAGCATAAAGCCGTTGAGACAGCAGCTGGATTTTTGGCGCGACAAATGGAACAGTAGGTCTTATTCCTTTTATCGAAAATAGGTATGAAAAGAACAGCTCTCCTGGGGACGCTGTTCTTTTTTCGTGCATGCCCAGAAAGGATTCCGAGGGTTGGGATGTGGTATAATAACCTCGTTTTTATTTGTGCCGCGGCAATACGTGAACCGTATTGTCCCTGACGTTGGGAAGGAGCTTTTGGATGGACGATTCAATAGGCGTCAAACGGCATTGGATTTGGCAGGGGGCTGTTGTTTTAATTCTGGCAGGCGTCATCTCAAAAATATTAAGCGCCGTTTACAGAGTCCCGTTTCAAAACATTGTCGGCGATGTTGGATTTTATATATATCAGCAGGTATATCCCTTTCTTGGTATTGCGGTCATGCTGTCAACATCAGGATTTCCGGTCATTATTTCGAAACTGATGAATGATTATAGTGAAAAAAGCCATCACACCATATTAAAAATATCAGCGTTGTTTTTATCTTTAATCGGTATTTTATTATTTCTTTGCTTATATATGGGTGCTGCTCTAATCGCACTTTTTATGGGAGATTCACATCTCGCCGTGTTAATTCAAGTGACTGCGTTTTCATTTTTGCTGTTCCCGTTTGTCGCGTTGCTTAGAGGCGGTTTTCAAGGGCGGCACGACATGCTCCCTTCAGCCTTATCGCAGATGACAGAGCAGTTACTGCGGGTTGCGGTACTTCTGGGCTTATCATTTTGGCTCGTCAAAAAGGGAGCCTCGCTTTATACTGTCGGAGCGGCAGCCGCTTCCGGGTCTCTTGCCGGAAGTTTAGTTGCATTGATCATACTTGGATTTTTTTGGTTCAAAATGAAAAGAGGCAAACAAACGGGTAGCCAAAATGAAAATGTCATAACAACAAAAGAATTGGTAAAAAAACTGCTTTTATATTCTATTACCATTTGTATAAGCAGTTTGCTCCTTTTGTTGATCCAGCTTGTCGATGCGTTGAATTTATATGCTTTGCTTTCGGGCGGTGAGGCAAGCGAAGAAGCAAAACGCCTAAAGGGGATTTATGATCGGGGGCAGCCTTTGCTGCAGCTCGGTTCGGTTTTCGCGGTGAGCATAGCGACATCACTCGTTCCGTATATTTCCAAGGCCGTAAAGAACAAAGAGCTTAAGATCATGAAAGAAAAAGCCGCGTCATCTTTAAAATTGTGTCTTGTGCTGGGTACAGGCGCGTCGGTTGGATTGATTTGCATTCTTGAGCCGGTCAACATCATGCTGTTTCAAAATGGTGAAGGGACAGCTGCGTTACAAGTATTTAGCTGCTCCATTTTGTTTGCATCCTTGGCGGTCACGGCAGCCGCAGTTTTGCAAGGCGCGGGATACACAGTTTTTCCTGCGATAGCGGTGGGCGCAGGTGTGGCAGTGAAATGGGTGTTAAATACTCTTTTGGTTCCGCGCTATGGGATTGAAGGTGCATCACTTGCGACAGCGGCTTCTTTTGCGGCTGTCGCCGCTCTTAACTTGTATCTGCTTCGGCAAAAGGAATGGCTCGGTAAGCTGAGAGGCGTTACGATTCCGATCATTGGATCCGCCCTTTTGATGTCGGCTGTCTTGCTTGTATATATGCGTCTCTGGACTTTCTTGATTCCTGCAACAGGAAGAGGAGCGGCTGCGATTGAAAGTCTGTCTGCTGTCGCCATTGGTGGCGCGGCGTTTATTTGTTGTATGATGAAGTTGGGAATATTTACAGATGAAGAGCTGAACAGTGTGCCTTTTGGCAGTAAGTTAAGCAAAATCAGGAGAAGGAGAGAACAAAATGGCGGGTAATATTACAGTTGTCGGACTTGGTGCCGGAGACATGGACCAATTGACAATTGGCATACATAAGCTGCTGACGAAGGCAGATACGCTGTATGTCAGAACCAAGGATCATCCCTTAATTCAGGAGCTTGAAAAAGATACGAAGAACATCCTTTTTTTTGACGATATATATGAGAAACACGACCAATTCGATGCCGTATATGAAGAAATTGCTGATATCCTCTTTGAAGCGGCGCAGGAAGAGGACGTGGTTTATGCTGTGCCGGGACACCCTTTTGTTGCGGAAAAAACAGTACAGCTGCTGACGGATCGGCAGGAAGAGAAAAACGTGCAAGTAAAAGTCGCAGGAGGACAAAGTTTTCTTGATGCCACATTTAACGCCCTGCAAATTGACCCGATTGAAGGCTTTCAATTTGTGGATGCCGGCACATTGTCTGCGGATGAGCTTGAGCTCAGACATCACCTGATCATTTGTCAGGTTTACGACCAAATGACGGCTTCTGAAGTCAAGCTGACATTGATGGAGAAGCTGCCTGATGATTATGAGGTTGTGATTGTGACTGCAGCAGGAAGCCGTGACGAGGAGATCCAGACAGTGCCTTTATTTGAGCTGGACCGCAATGTCGCCTTGAATAACTTAACAAGTGTGTATATTCCGCCGATTAAAGAAGAGAAGCTGCTTTATCACGAATTCTCCGCGTTCCGAAGCATCATTAGAGAGCTTCGCGGGCCTAATGGATGTCCGTGGGATAAAAAGCAGACTCATCAGTCATTAAAACAGTACATGATTGAAGAGTGTTATGAACTTCTCGAAGCAATTGACGAAGAAGACACAGACCATATGATCGAAGAGCTTGGCGACGTTTTGCTTCAGGTCTTACTTCACGCGCAAATCGGTGAAGACGAAGGTTACTTCACAATTGATGATGTCATAAAAGGAATCAGTGAAAAAATGGTCCGAAGGCATCCCCATGTGTTTAAAGATGTTAAGGTTCAGGATGAAAACGATGTTTTGGCAAATTGGGAAGACATAAAAAAAGCCGAAAAAAATACATCGGAAGCATCCTTATTAGACAGCGTGCCGAAGACCCTTCCAGCTCTTTCGAAAGCCGCTAAACTGCAGAAAAAAGCAGCAAAAGTAGGTTTTGACTGGGAAGACGTCAGTGATATTTGGGAAAAGGTAAGCGAGGAAATGAAGGAATTTTCTGCTGAGATTTCTGAAGAGCCTCATGAACACAATCTCAAGGCCGAGTTTGGCGACGTGTTGTTCGCACTGGTGAATGCAGCCCGCTTCTACAAAATAGAACCGGAGGAAGCACTGGCGATGACCAATGACAAATTCAGGAGACGGTTCTCGTATATTGAGAAAACAGCGAAGGAACAAGAAATCGAGCTGGCCGATATGTCTCTTGAGGACATGGATAAACTGTGGAATGAAGCAAAAGAAACTGAGAGGAGATCATAAATATGAGATTAGATAAATTTTTGAAAGTATCACGGCTGATTAAGCGACGTACACTAGCAAAGGAAGTAGCTGACCAAGGACGAATCTCTATTAACGGAAACCAGGCAAAAGCAAGCTCTGACGTGAAAGCCGGAGATGAATTAAAGGTCCGCTTCGGCCAAAAGCTTGTAACGGTTCAAGTAAATGAGTTGAAGGACACGACGAAAAAAGAAGAAGCTGCAAACATGTATACGATTCTAAAAGAAGAAAAACTCGGCGAATAGGCTTGTTCTAAAAATATCCCCCGCCTCATACAATGCAGTAATAATGCTAAAAGTATCGAGGATATGGGGGCTGAATAGATGAATTCATATTATGATCAAAACGGTTCTTCGTCTGTTCCGGAACAGCACGATGTGACAATGAAAGGCCGGAAGCATTTAGATATTTCAGGGGTTAAGCATGTGGAGAGCTTTGATAATGAAGAGTTCCTGCTGGAAACGGTGATGGGAATGCTCTCAGTCAGAGGCCAAAACCTGCAGATGAAAAATTTAGATGTGGAAAAAGGGATTGTATCTATTAAAGGCAGGGTATTTGATTTAGTGTACTTAGACGAACAACAAGGGGATAAAGCTAAAGGGTTTTTTAGCAAGTTGTTTAAATGACGCTGACGACACAATTTTATACAATGCTGGCGATGTCCGGTATGGGTCTCTGGCTTAGCGCGTCGCTTGATACATACCGGCTCTTTGTCATTCGTGCCAAAACTGCCAGATGGCTATTATTTATTCATGATATTCTTTTCTGGATTGTGCAGGGGCTGCTTTTCTTTTATGTCTTGCTTAGTGTAAATGAGGGAGAATTCAGGCTGTATATCTTTTTAGCGGTTCTGCTGGGCATTGCGACGTATCAGAGCCTTTGCAAGCGAATCTATATAAAAACACTGAAATTCGTCATTTACCTTGCAGTTTCTGTTTATCAATTCTTCAAAAAACTTATTCAGCACGTGTTATTTCGTCCTATTTTGTGGACATGCGGAGCGATTATTTGGCTAGCGGCGTTTTTATTAAAGAAAACATACCGCCTAATCGTTTTTCTTTTGTTGTGTCTATATAAAATATTTATGGTTCTGTGTTTTCCGATCCGTTTTATCGCAAAACAATGTTTGAAACTTCTTCCTGAAAAAATACGTCTAACTATGAGACGTTATTTAGAAAAAGGTGCAGGATTTCTTAAAAAGAAGAAGAAACTATTGATAACCATAAGAACGACCATTACACGTTTTTTGAAGAGATGAAAGGAGGACCGTCTGGTTTGAATTTTTCCAGGGAACGAACGATAACTGAAATACAAAATGACTATAAAGAACAGGTAGAGCGGCAAAATCAGCTGAAGAAAAGAAGACGCAAAGGGCTGTACAGGCGGTTGACTGTATTCGGCGCCCTAGTATTTCTGACGGCAATAGTGCTGGCGAGCTCTGTATGGTCCCAAACATCTTCCCTTAGCGCAAAAGAAGAAAAGAAAGAACAGCTTGAAAAAGAACTAAAAAGTTTAAAGACAAAACAAGAGGATTTAAAAGAAGAAATATCCAAATTGAAGGATGAGGATTACGTCACAGAGCTTGCCAGACGGGACTTATTCATGTCCGGAGACGGAGAAATTATCTTCAATGTGGAGAAGAAGAGCAAGTAGCCTTGTTGACACTTAAATTTTTATTTAGGTATAATTAAGCAAACGATCTTTTTATAAGCCTAAGGAGGAGCACTTTTTTTATGTCGATTGAAGTTGGCAGCAAGTTGCAAGGGAAAATTACAGGTATTACAAATTTTGGAGCATTTGTTGAATTGCCTGGAGGCTCAACCGGTCTCGTTCACATCAGTGAGGTAGCTGATAACTATGTCAAAGACATTAACGATCACTTAAAAGTCGGCGACCAAGTTGAAGTGAAAGTCATCAACGTTGAAAAAGACGGGAAAATTGGTTTATCTATTAAAAAAGCTAAAGACCGTCCGCAAGCCAGACCTAGAAATGATTTCCGTCCGAAAGAATCTTTTGAACAGAAAATGAATAAGTTTTTAAAAGACAGCGAAGATCGCTTGTCATCTTTAAAACGCAATACGGAATCAAAACGTGGAGGGCGCGGAGCAAGAAGAGGATAACTTGCTGCTTTCTATAAATAAATGAAGCATCCGTTCATCCCGACGGATGCTTTTTTATAATTCGCCCCCGCTTTAAAAATCAGAAAATTATAACATTAAAGTTTCTGTTGACGAAAAGGACAAACCTTTGTATTATATAACTTGTGCTTAGAAGCATAAAACAATATGGCGGTGTAGCTCAGCTGGCTAGAGCGTACGGTTCATACCCGTGAGGTCGGGGGTTCGATCCCCTCCGCCGCTACCATATTTGTTTGGCCCGTTGGTCAAGCGGTTAAGACACCGCCCTTTCACGGCGGTAACACGGGTTCGAATCCCGTACGGGTCATCCTAAGAAAATCGGTTTCTGATACAGAAACCGATTTTTTTCATTTTTAGACAACATTCCGGATATTCTTTTGATAAACGAATATCTAGGCAGAAACCGTCGAAGACTTCTTTGGTCTTGTTCCCTTCTTTTGACAAAATCCTATCTGTGCTTTCGCTATAATGACAGGCAACGAATATAACAGGTGGGAGATGAGAGGAATGGAAAAAGCAGAAAGAAGAGTGAACGGGCCAATGGCGGGACAAGCTTTGGAAAAACTCCAATCGTTTTTTAACAGGGGCGCGAAGCTAGTGACTCATCATTTGCATTCACTGTTTTTCTATAAAGGGTTCATTTATGTCGTCATTGGATTTTTGCTTGGACGTGCTTTCATATTATCCGAGGTGCTTCCTTTCGCACTTCCTTTCTTTGGAGCGATGCTTCTTATCAGAAGAGACAAGGCGCTTTATGCGGTGCTGGCTGTGCTTGCGGGTGCGCTGACCATTTCTCCGAAGCACTCATTGCTCATACTAGCGGCTTTGCTGGCATTCTTCGTATGTTCTAAAGTGGCCGCCTTCATCACCGACGATCGCGTGAAAGCACTCCCGATTGTCGTGTTTTTCTCCATGGCTGCAGCAAGAGCCGGATTTGTGTACGCTCAAAATGGCGTGTTTACAACCTATGATTATGTAATGGCTGTGGTTGAAGCTGGACTATCCTTTATTTTGACGCTGATTTTCCTTCAGAGCCTTCCGATTTTTACCGTGAAAAAAGTTAAACAATCATTGAAAATAGAAGAAATTATTTGCTTTATGATCCTAATTGCTTCCGTTCTGACAGGGCTTGCCGGCTTGTCCTACCAAGGTATGCAGGCAGAACATATATTGGCACGTTATGTTGTGTTGAGTTTTTCCTTTATTGGCGGTGCAAGCATTGGCTGTACTGTTGGTGTCGTGACAGGTCTGATTCTTGGTTTGGCGAATATCGGAAATCTCTATCAAATGAGTCTGCTCGCTTTTTCCGGTTTATTAGGCGGTTTGCTGAAGGAAGGGAAAAAAGCGGGCGCAGCAATCGGGCTGATCGTTGGATCACTTCTTATTTCTTTATATGGTGAAGGCTCTGCCGGTCTGATGACAACACTCTATGAGTCATTAATCGCAGTCGGCCTGTTTTTGCTTACACCTCAATCAATTACAAAGAAAGTGGCGAGATATATTCCGGGAACTGTAGAGCATCTTCAGGAGCAGCAGCAATATGCAAGGAAAATCAGAGATGTCACTGCTCAAAAGGTAGACCAGTTCTCCAATGTATTCCATGCGCTGTCTGAAAGCTTTGCCACCTTTTATCAAGCATCAGACGAACCGGAAGATGACAGCGAAGTTGATCTGTTTTTAAGCAAAATCACAGAGCATTCCTGCCAGACGTGTTACAAGAAAAACAGGTGCTGGGTACAGAACTTTGATAAAACATATGACTTAATGAAACAAGTTATGCTTGAAACAGAAGAAAAAGAATATGCATCAAACCGAAGGCTGAAAAAAGAGTTTCATCAGTATTGTTCTAAATCAAAGCAGGTTGAAGAGCTGATTGAGGACGAACTAGCACATCACCATGCCCATTTGACACTTAAGAAAAAAGTGCAGGACAGCAGACGTTTAGTTGCTGAACAGCTTTTAGGTGTTTCTGAAGTCATGGCAGACTTTTCTCGGGAAATAAAAAGAGAGCGAGAACAGCACTTTCTGCAGGAAGAACAAATCATAGAGGCGCTTCAGCATTTCGGAATCGAGATTCAGCATGTGGAGATCTATAGTCTTGAGCAAGGAAACATCGATATTGAAATGACCATTCCGTTCAGCGGACATGGAGAAAGTGAAAAAATTATTGCCCCTATGCTTTCTGATATTTTGGAAGAACAAATTCTTGTGAAAGCCGAACAGCACTCCCCGCATCCAAATGTGTACAGTCATGTAGCCTTTGGATCAACAAAATCATACAGGGTATCTACAGGTGCCGCTCACGCTGCGAAGGGCGGCGGCCTTGTCTCCGGCGACAGCTACAGCATGATAGAGCTTGGGGCCAGAAAATATGCTGCGGCAATTAGTGACGGTATGGGCAATGGTGCAAGGGCGCACTTCGAAAGCAATGAAACGATCAAGCTTCTTGAGAAAATCCTTGAATCCGGCATTGATGAAAAAATAGCAATTAAAACGATCAACAGCATACTGTCCCTAAGGACAACTGACGAGATATATTCCACGCTTGACCTATCTATTATCGATCTTCAAGATGCCAGCTGTAAATTTTTGAAGGTCGGTTCGACGCCTAGCTTTATCAAACGGGGCGACCAGGTAATGAAAGTTCAAGCGAGCAATCTGCCAATCGGTATTATTAATGAATTCGATGTGGAGGTTGTGAGTGAGCAGCTGAAAGCGGGCGACCTCTTGATTATGATGAGTGACGGCATTTTTGAGGGCCCTAAGCATGTGGAAAATCATGATTTATGGATGAAACGCAAAATGAAGGGATTAAAAACAGATGACCCGCAGGAGATTGCCGATTTGCTCATGGAGGAAGTCATTCGCACGAGATCCGGCCAAATTGAGGATGATATGACAGTTGTTGTCGTCCGGATTGACCACAATACACCGAAGTGGGCATCCATTCCTGTTCCGGCCATTTTTCAAAACAAACAAGAAATTTCATAACGCTTTCGTATAAATCAAATTTCTTCTGGCGAAGATGGGAATATATGAATCTGAGAATCCTCGTATTCTCCATGGAGGAATGAATGTGAATAACGGACATTTAAATCAAATTTTGCTGATAACGGATGGCTGCTCGAATCATGGGGAAGACCCGCTTGCAATGGCTGCTTATGCTAAAGAACAGGGGATTACGGTAAACGTCATTGGTATAATGGAAGAAAACCAAATTGATCCTGAAGCGATGAAGGAAGTCGAAGGGATTGCGCTTGCCGGAGGCGGCGTGCATCAAGTCGTTTATGCATCTCAGCTTTCACATACCGTGCAAATGGTAACAAAAAAAGCGATGACGCAAACCTTACAAGGTGTAGTCAATCAAGAGCTGAAACAAATCCTCGGAAAGAATGTGGAGATGGAGGAGCTTTCACCGGAAAAACGCGGTGAAGTCATGGAAGTGGTAGACGAGCTTGGAGAAACGGTTCATCTTCAGGTTTTGGTTCTTGTTGATACAAGTGCAAGTATGGCGCCTAAGCTTCCAACTGTAAAAGAGGCGTTGATTGATTTGTCTGTCAGCCTCAATTCCCGAATCGGGAATAACGAATTTGCGATGTGTATATTTCCCGGGAAAAACCAAGAGGTTGAGCTTGTGCTGAACTGGACACCGAAGCTGCAATCTCTTTCCACGCTCTTTGCAAAGCTGTCTACAGGGGGCATCACCCCAACAGGTCCGGCGATACGCGAAGCGACACTGCAGTTTGAAAAAATTCGCTCAAGAAGGAGCATGCTGGCAGATGATGAACGACGCTTTGACGAGTTTGGCATGTAGCCTTAAGCCGGGTATGACAATCAAAGGCAAGTGGAACGGAAACGCTTATACATTGCGTAAAC
Coding sequences:
- the spoIIE gene encoding stage II sporulation protein E, with product MEKAERRVNGPMAGQALEKLQSFFNRGAKLVTHHLHSLFFYKGFIYVVIGFLLGRAFILSEVLPFALPFFGAMLLIRRDKALYAVLAVLAGALTISPKHSLLILAALLAFFVCSKVAAFITDDRVKALPIVVFFSMAAARAGFVYAQNGVFTTYDYVMAVVEAGLSFILTLIFLQSLPIFTVKKVKQSLKIEEIICFMILIASVLTGLAGLSYQGMQAEHILARYVVLSFSFIGGASIGCTVGVVTGLILGLANIGNLYQMSLLAFSGLLGGLLKEGKKAGAAIGLIVGSLLISLYGEGSAGLMTTLYESLIAVGLFLLTPQSITKKVARYIPGTVEHLQEQQQYARKIRDVTAQKVDQFSNVFHALSESFATFYQASDEPEDDSEVDLFLSKITEHSCQTCYKKNRCWVQNFDKTYDLMKQVMLETEEKEYASNRRLKKEFHQYCSKSKQVEELIEDELAHHHAHLTLKKKVQDSRRLVAEQLLGVSEVMADFSREIKREREQHFLQEEQIIEALQHFGIEIQHVEIYSLEQGNIDIEMTIPFSGHGESEKIIAPMLSDILEEQILVKAEQHSPHPNVYSHVAFGSTKSYRVSTGAAHAAKGGGLVSGDSYSMIELGARKYAAAISDGMGNGARAHFESNETIKLLEKILESGIDEKIAIKTINSILSLRTTDEIYSTLDLSIIDLQDASCKFLKVGSTPSFIKRGDQVMKVQASNLPIGIINEFDVEVVSEQLKAGDLLIMMSDGIFEGPKHVENHDLWMKRKMKGLKTDDPQEIADLLMEEVIRTRSGQIEDDMTVVVVRIDHNTPKWASIPVPAIFQNKQEIS
- a CDS encoding VWA domain-containing protein, giving the protein MNNGHLNQILLITDGCSNHGEDPLAMAAYAKEQGITVNVIGIMEENQIDPEAMKEVEGIALAGGGVHQVVYASQLSHTVQMVTKKAMTQTLQGVVNQELKQILGKNVEMEELSPEKRGEVMEVVDELGETVHLQVLVLVDTSASMAPKLPTVKEALIDLSVSLNSRIGNNEFAMCIFPGKNQEVELVLNWTPKLQSLSTLFAKLSTGGITPTGPAIREATLQFEKIRSRRSMLADDERRFDEFGM
- a CDS encoding S1 domain-containing RNA-binding protein; this encodes MSIEVGSKLQGKITGITNFGAFVELPGGSTGLVHISEVADNYVKDINDHLKVGDQVEVKVINVEKDGKIGLSIKKAKDRPQARPRNDFRPKESFEQKMNKFLKDSEDRLSSLKRNTESKRGGRGARRG